A single genomic interval of Chloracidobacterium validum harbors:
- a CDS encoding RidA family protein — MREDTIIVTDFARPRANYPHARRAGAFLFVSGLSSRRADDTLAGVTRTPDGQVIRDIAEQTEAVIENLRTVLRAAGADLDHLVDVTVFLVNMADYAAFNAVYDRYFSATTGPTRTTVAVRELPHPDLLIEIKAVALVDSTPD, encoded by the coding sequence ATGCGCGAAGATACCATTATTGTGACCGACTTTGCCCGTCCGCGGGCGAACTATCCCCACGCCCGACGGGCGGGAGCGTTTCTCTTTGTTTCTGGCTTGTCGTCCCGCCGGGCGGACGACACGCTTGCCGGCGTGACCCGCACACCCGATGGGCAGGTCATCCGCGACATTGCCGAGCAGACGGAAGCCGTGATTGAAAATCTGCGAACTGTTTTGCGGGCGGCCGGCGCCGACCTTGACCATCTGGTGGATGTAACCGTCTTTCTGGTCAATATGGCCGACTACGCAGCCTTCAATGCCGTCTATGACCGCTATTTCAGCGCAACGACCGGGCCGACCCGGACGACGGTTGCCGTCCGCGAGTTACCACACCCGGACTTGTTGATTGAAATCAAAGCCGTCGCCCTGGTGGACTCCACCCCGGACTAA
- a CDS encoding aldo/keto reductase: protein MASAFEKMPFGDTGLRVSRIGLGSSYGIGAREVEAAYERGINYLYWGSIQRPDFGKAIRRLAARDRENLVVVVQTYTRVGFLMKPALESALRELDTDYTDILLLGWWNAVPPRRILDAALRLKAAGRARAIMISCHERRMFKSFIDDPAFDAIMVRYNAAHPGAEAEVFPHLRQRRVGVTAYTATRWGSLLDSRLTPKGERTPSAADCYRFVLTSPHVDVCLAGPKDAAELEAAFTALEQGPMSDEELSWMKRVGAAVREHHRQPWLARFVSDLTS, encoded by the coding sequence ATGGCGTCGGCTTTTGAAAAAATGCCGTTTGGCGACACCGGTTTGCGGGTGAGCCGGATCGGCCTTGGTTCAAGCTACGGCATTGGCGCGCGCGAAGTTGAAGCCGCTTATGAACGCGGCATCAACTACCTCTACTGGGGGTCCATCCAGCGCCCTGATTTTGGCAAGGCCATTCGTCGGCTCGCGGCGCGCGACCGGGAAAACCTCGTCGTTGTCGTCCAGACGTACACGCGCGTGGGCTTCCTGATGAAGCCGGCACTGGAGTCGGCGCTGCGGGAACTCGACACCGACTACACGGACATTTTGCTGCTCGGTTGGTGGAATGCCGTGCCGCCCCGCCGCATCCTCGACGCGGCCTTGCGCCTCAAAGCCGCCGGGCGCGCCCGCGCCATCATGATCTCATGCCATGAGCGCCGGATGTTCAAGTCATTCATTGACGACCCGGCGTTTGACGCCATTATGGTGCGGTACAACGCGGCGCATCCCGGCGCTGAGGCCGAAGTTTTCCCACATCTGCGTCAGCGGCGCGTCGGCGTGACGGCCTATACGGCAACGCGGTGGGGATCACTGCTTGACTCGCGGCTGACGCCAAAAGGTGAACGAACTCCCAGCGCGGCTGACTGCTATCGCTTCGTGCTTACGAGCCCACATGTGGATGTGTGCCTGGCTGGCCCCAAAGACGCAGCCGAACTTGAAGCGGCTTTCACGGCGCTTGAACAAGGCCCAATGTCAGACGAGGAACTAAGCTGGATGAAGCGGGTTGGCGCGGCCGTCCGGGAGCATCACCGGCAACCTTGGCTGGCGCGGTTTGTTTCGGATTTGACTTCCTGA
- a CDS encoding YIP1 family protein yields the protein MQDINESLPSEAPAPVSSSTVWQRLGDVFFSPRAVFAALRHKPDFMAPMMVMAILTVGFSVFFTFWVKVDPREVARRAIERQLENQGKRWSDLSDAEQRQFEQGIAFSAGLQRFAPVVGVVAGVAATLTLAGLYYLGMLLVRGQSSFVQVLSVTAYATYATDSVKYVLNLLIVLLRPPDVEQILKARGSFVISNPAALLPESLPAWCLAAVSWVDLFSLWFIALMAIGLAAVAYKKTPRQMVIIPAGLWLLGLIGSVIFALVTGAK from the coding sequence ATGCAGGACATCAACGAAAGCTTGCCTTCCGAAGCCCCGGCCCCTGTTTCGTCATCAACCGTTTGGCAACGCCTGGGCGATGTCTTTTTCTCGCCAAGGGCGGTCTTCGCAGCACTGCGTCACAAACCTGATTTTATGGCGCCCATGATGGTCATGGCGATCTTGACGGTTGGCTTCTCGGTCTTTTTCACCTTTTGGGTCAAGGTTGATCCCAGGGAGGTCGCCCGCCGCGCCATCGAGCGGCAGCTTGAAAACCAAGGCAAGCGGTGGAGCGACCTGTCCGACGCCGAACAGCGTCAGTTCGAGCAAGGCATTGCCTTTAGCGCCGGACTCCAGCGCTTTGCTCCGGTGGTCGGTGTGGTGGCCGGCGTGGCGGCGACGCTGACGCTAGCCGGGTTATACTACCTCGGCATGCTGCTGGTGCGGGGACAATCGAGCTTTGTGCAGGTGCTTTCGGTGACGGCTTACGCGACCTATGCCACGGATAGCGTCAAGTATGTCCTGAACTTGCTCATCGTGCTTCTCCGCCCACCGGATGTGGAGCAAATTCTCAAGGCGCGTGGCAGTTTCGTCATCAGCAACCCGGCGGCGCTTCTGCCCGAATCGTTGCCGGCCTGGTGCCTGGCAGCCGTAAGCTGGGTGGATTTGTTTTCGCTCTGGTTCATAGCGCTCATGGCGATTGGGTTGGCCGCCGTGGCTTACAAGAAAACCCCGCGGCAAATGGTGATTATCCCGGCCGGGTTGTGGCTGCTCGGCCTCATCGGATCGGTCATATTTGCCCTTGTGACCGGCGCAAAGTGA
- a CDS encoding cryptochrome/photolyase family protein: protein MTKRIIHWFRRDLRLDDNTALLTAYATAEEVVPVFIVDDAILRRPDTASNRVAFLLESLHDLDGNLRSRGSRLVLRRGQPEEVLAQLVAETGAAGVYFNRDVEPFALARDARVATRLEGQCAVVSFEDGGLTAPDSVKTKTGTPYTVFTPYKKAVLPQSVAHPRPAPTQLRTPADVLGEPLPTLADLGFATAATLPPGGETAAQARLSDFIRNGLEHYASARDRLAEEGTSRLSPYLRFGCLSPRRAYWAAREAFSNGSPGLEGWISELVWRDFYRQILFHFPYVEGGAFKRAYDELAWENRPEWFECWCEGKTGFPVVDAAMRQLLTTGWMHNRARMIVASFLTKDLLIDWRWGERHFMQHLVDGDLAANNGGWQWAASTGTDAQPYFRIFNPIAQGKKFDPTGAYVRRYVPELSAVPDRWIHEPLLMSTDLQRAFRCIIGVDYPSPVVDHGHQRIKALAMFSRLTTNQP from the coding sequence ATGACGAAACGCATCATTCATTGGTTTCGACGCGACCTGCGGCTTGACGATAACACGGCTCTGCTCACCGCTTACGCAACCGCTGAAGAAGTCGTTCCGGTTTTCATCGTTGATGATGCCATTTTGCGTCGCCCAGACACGGCGTCTAACCGAGTGGCCTTTCTTCTGGAAAGTCTGCACGACCTAGATGGCAACCTGCGGTCACGTGGGAGCCGGCTTGTCCTACGGCGCGGACAACCAGAGGAAGTGTTGGCCCAACTGGTTGCAGAAACCGGTGCCGCTGGGGTCTATTTCAACCGCGATGTTGAGCCGTTTGCGCTAGCGCGGGACGCGCGGGTGGCGACCCGCCTGGAAGGACAGTGTGCCGTCGTTAGTTTTGAGGACGGCGGGTTGACCGCACCGGACAGCGTCAAGACCAAGACCGGCACACCCTACACCGTTTTCACGCCGTACAAAAAAGCTGTCCTACCGCAGTCGGTAGCGCACCCACGTCCGGCCCCGACCCAGCTCAGAACACCGGCGGACGTACTTGGTGAGCCGTTGCCGACCCTGGCCGATCTTGGTTTTGCCACGGCGGCAACGCTCCCACCGGGTGGTGAAACGGCCGCGCAAGCGCGGCTATCTGATTTTATCCGAAACGGTTTGGAGCACTATGCTAGCGCGCGCGACCGGTTGGCTGAAGAGGGGACTTCTCGGCTATCGCCATACTTGCGGTTTGGATGTCTGTCCCCACGGCGTGCCTACTGGGCAGCCCGCGAAGCATTCTCCAACGGTTCGCCAGGCCTGGAGGGCTGGATTTCAGAACTGGTCTGGCGTGATTTTTATCGCCAGATTTTGTTCCACTTTCCCTATGTTGAAGGCGGGGCGTTCAAGCGTGCCTACGATGAACTGGCGTGGGAAAACCGTCCAGAGTGGTTTGAGTGCTGGTGTGAGGGAAAGACCGGCTTTCCGGTCGTGGATGCAGCCATGCGTCAACTGCTGACAACCGGCTGGATGCACAACCGCGCCCGGATGATCGTCGCCTCGTTTTTGACCAAAGACCTCTTGATTGACTGGCGGTGGGGTGAACGGCACTTCATGCAGCATCTGGTGGATGGCGATCTGGCAGCCAACAACGGTGGCTGGCAGTGGGCCGCTTCGACCGGAACGGATGCCCAGCCGTACTTCCGCATTTTCAACCCTATTGCGCAGGGAAAGAAGTTTGACCCGACCGGAGCGTATGTCCGGCGGTACGTCCCAGAACTGAGCGCCGTACCGGATCGGTGGATTCACGAGCCATTGCTCATGTCAACCGACCTGCAACGTGCCTTTCGCTGTATCATCGGCGTGGATTACCCATCTCCCGTGGTTGACCACGGTCACCAACGTATCAAGGCGCTCGCTATGTTTAGCCGCCTAACGACCAATCAACCCTAA
- a CDS encoding TonB-dependent receptor domain-containing protein, with product MNARFYLAQWRFIAAAGNGSLRLTACLGWLCGVFFLGFVLGGANLAAFAQTSAAPMVSGRVVTTTDAPIAGATVRLRGLTAGVVQSVQTNSDGGFQFEQLTPGDYEITITADQYQTVTKALKVSGSEVAPLTILLDIAPLAENIIVGINSIIGTSESLTRVPGTVDILDDRTLQTSRVFNVNEALRKLPGVHVRDEEGFGLRPNIGIRGLNPTRSTKVLLLEDGLPLAFAPYGDNASYYHPPIERFESIEVLKGSGQILYGPVTVGGVINYITPNPPDTPSGSLLLVGGNRDYFNGIFTYGWKLGNTGFLLDFMRKQGEGARDNTRSGLYDFNFKSVSTFGTRHVLTFKANYYDENSRVTYSGLRADEYAANPRQNPFRNDATDFRRFGAAAVHSFVVNSNVLLTTSVYGATFDRDWWRQSSNSAQRPNRIGVGGCRGMVDLLTTCGNEGRLRSYYTFGVTPQVRATFGFGRLRNELDAGFRYHRENQERRQVNGSTPTARTGVTVENNFRGNDAFSGYIQNRFVLGDLTITPGVRVERVSFVRANRLASGGLGARGEIVLTQVVPGIGASYNIKQRATVFAGIHRGFAPPRTEDIISNTGGVVDLDPELSWNTEVGVRSVPVQGIRLDASYFRMNFSNQIVPASLAGGVGATLTNGGKTLHQGLELFGRVDSGVLFKSAHNVFARFNYTFVGDARFEGRRFSSVSGFTNVLVTGNRIPYTPRHLFTGAFGYSHARGFDVQVEAVHVGEQFGDDLNLRPNSPVNPAVFANGQLGTLPAYTIWNASANYRVEQWRTTFFITAKNLTDRLYIADRVRGILPGPPRLVQAGFRLNF from the coding sequence ATGAACGCGCGTTTTTACCTTGCCCAGTGGCGGTTCATTGCCGCAGCCGGCAATGGCTCTTTGCGATTGACAGCTTGCCTTGGTTGGCTTTGCGGCGTGTTTTTTCTTGGCTTTGTTCTCGGCGGAGCTAACCTGGCCGCCTTCGCCCAGACGAGTGCTGCCCCGATGGTGAGCGGACGGGTTGTCACCACCACCGATGCGCCCATTGCCGGTGCGACCGTGCGCCTGCGTGGGTTGACGGCTGGGGTTGTCCAGTCCGTTCAAACCAACTCGGATGGCGGCTTTCAGTTTGAACAACTGACGCCAGGCGACTATGAAATCACCATCACGGCCGACCAGTACCAGACGGTGACCAAGGCACTCAAAGTCAGTGGCTCCGAGGTTGCGCCCCTGACTATCCTGCTTGACATTGCACCCCTGGCGGAAAACATCATCGTTGGCATCAACAGTATCATCGGCACAAGCGAGTCACTGACGCGCGTGCCAGGAACGGTTGATATTCTCGATGACCGGACGCTTCAAACCAGTCGTGTCTTCAACGTCAACGAAGCCCTGCGCAAGCTGCCCGGCGTTCATGTCCGTGACGAGGAAGGTTTTGGCCTTCGACCAAACATTGGCATCCGCGGTCTCAACCCCACCCGCTCCACGAAAGTGCTCCTACTGGAGGATGGTCTGCCACTGGCGTTTGCGCCCTATGGCGACAACGCCTCGTACTACCATCCGCCGATTGAACGCTTTGAAAGCATCGAGGTTCTCAAAGGGTCGGGACAAATTCTCTACGGCCCGGTGACAGTCGGTGGCGTCATCAACTACATCACGCCGAATCCACCGGATACTCCCAGCGGCTCACTCCTGCTTGTGGGCGGCAATCGAGATTATTTCAACGGCATCTTCACCTACGGCTGGAAACTCGGCAACACGGGCTTTTTGCTCGACTTCATGCGCAAGCAAGGCGAGGGTGCGCGCGACAACACCCGGAGCGGGCTGTACGATTTCAACTTCAAATCGGTCTCGACCTTTGGAACCCGGCACGTCTTGACCTTCAAAGCCAACTACTACGATGAAAACTCGCGGGTGACGTATTCCGGCTTACGCGCGGATGAATATGCGGCAAACCCACGGCAGAACCCCTTCCGCAATGACGCAACCGATTTTAGGCGCTTTGGCGCGGCAGCCGTCCATAGCTTTGTGGTCAACTCCAACGTCTTGCTCACCACCAGCGTCTATGGCGCAACGTTTGACCGGGACTGGTGGCGGCAATCGAGCAATTCGGCGCAGCGTCCGAACCGCATCGGCGTTGGCGGATGCCGTGGGATGGTGGACCTGTTGACGACCTGTGGCAATGAAGGTCGCCTGCGGAGCTACTACACCTTTGGCGTCACGCCCCAGGTTCGGGCGACCTTTGGGTTTGGGCGGCTGCGGAATGAGCTTGACGCTGGATTCCGCTATCACCGCGAGAACCAGGAACGGCGGCAGGTCAATGGCAGCACGCCGACGGCGCGGACCGGGGTCACGGTCGAAAATAACTTCCGTGGCAACGACGCCTTTTCCGGCTACATCCAGAATCGCTTTGTGCTTGGCGACTTGACCATCACGCCGGGCGTGCGCGTCGAGCGGGTGTCATTTGTCCGGGCCAATCGTCTGGCCAGTGGTGGTCTTGGCGCACGCGGGGAGATTGTCTTGACCCAAGTCGTGCCGGGCATCGGCGCTTCTTACAACATCAAGCAGCGGGCGACCGTGTTTGCCGGTATCCACCGGGGCTTCGCTCCGCCGCGAACCGAGGACATCATTTCAAACACCGGCGGCGTCGTGGACCTCGACCCAGAACTGAGCTGGAACACTGAGGTCGGCGTGCGCAGCGTCCCGGTGCAGGGCATCCGACTGGATGCGTCCTACTTCCGCATGAACTTTTCCAATCAGATCGTTCCGGCCAGCCTGGCGGGCGGCGTCGGCGCCACGCTGACCAACGGCGGCAAGACCTTGCACCAAGGACTCGAACTTTTTGGGCGTGTGGATAGTGGAGTGTTGTTCAAGTCAGCGCACAACGTCTTTGCGCGCTTCAACTATACCTTTGTCGGCGATGCGCGCTTCGAGGGACGGCGCTTCAGCAGTGTTTCAGGTTTCACGAATGTCCTTGTGACTGGCAACCGGATTCCTTACACCCCCAGGCATCTGTTTACCGGTGCGTTTGGTTATTCGCATGCGCGCGGTTTTGACGTACAGGTAGAGGCCGTCCACGTTGGCGAGCAGTTTGGGGACGATCTCAACCTGCGTCCCAACTCGCCCGTGAACCCGGCGGTTTTTGCCAACGGGCAGTTGGGGACGCTTCCTGCCTACACGATCTGGAACGCATCGGCCAATTACCGGGTTGAACAGTGGCGGACGACATTTTTCATTACAGCTAAGAACCTCACGGATCGGCTCTACATTGCCGACCGGGTTCGGGGCATTCTGCCCGGGCCACCGCGCCTAGTGCAGGCCGGATTTCGGCTCAATTTTTGA
- the frr gene encoding ribosome recycling factor codes for MEATLEDARRRFSALRTGRASVSLLDGIQVESYGTLMPLNQLATISAPEPALITVQPWDTSLLGAIERAIQSSDLGITPSNDGKIVRLPIPPLTEERRKQLARTVRDTAEEHRTGLRNIRRDANEDVKKLLKEKLVSEDEQKAVLDQIQKHTDAFTQKLNDLAKAKEEELMRV; via the coding sequence ATGGAAGCCACGCTTGAAGATGCTCGTCGCCGATTCAGTGCGCTGCGGACGGGGCGGGCTTCAGTTAGCTTGCTGGACGGTATTCAGGTTGAATCCTATGGCACGCTGATGCCACTCAACCAGTTGGCCACGATCAGCGCTCCTGAACCGGCGCTCATTACCGTTCAACCGTGGGACACTTCCTTGCTCGGCGCTATTGAACGGGCGATTCAATCGTCAGACCTTGGCATCACGCCATCCAATGATGGCAAGATCGTCCGCCTTCCCATTCCTCCGCTTACCGAAGAGCGGCGGAAGCAGTTGGCCCGAACTGTCCGCGACACGGCCGAAGAGCATCGCACGGGATTGCGCAACATTCGCCGTGATGCCAATGAGGATGTCAAGAAGTTACTCAAAGAAAAGCTCGTTTCGGAAGATGAGCAAAAGGCAGTGCTTGATCAAATCCAGAAACACACCGACGCCTTCACGCAAAAACTCAACGATCTCGCCAAGGCCAAAGAAGAAGAACTGATGCGTGTCTGA
- the pyrH gene encoding UMP kinase, whose amino-acid sequence MDILPASPRPLATPPLPAYKRILLKLSGEFLEGKRDFGIDPVTVQEVAEQVRDVHQLGIELALVVGGGNIVRGAEASAAGMDRASADYMGMLATVINSLALQNALEQLGLATRVVSAIEMRQVAEPFIPRRAVRHLEKGRVVIFAGGTGSPFFTTDSTAALRACEIKADVLLKATKVDGVYTADPTKDASARRYTHVTYQQVLEQGLNVMDASAIALCKDNGLPIIVFDLLTKGNIYRVVTGEPIGTLVSITPPSAIACAS is encoded by the coding sequence ATGGATATCTTGCCAGCCTCGCCACGCCCATTGGCAACGCCTCCATTGCCAGCTTACAAGCGTATTCTGCTCAAGTTGAGTGGTGAGTTCCTCGAGGGGAAGCGCGACTTTGGTATTGACCCAGTCACGGTGCAGGAAGTTGCCGAACAAGTGCGCGATGTGCATCAGCTTGGCATCGAGCTGGCGCTGGTGGTCGGCGGTGGAAATATCGTGCGCGGCGCGGAGGCTAGCGCTGCTGGCATGGATCGGGCCTCGGCTGATTACATGGGCATGCTGGCGACGGTCATCAACAGCCTGGCGCTGCAAAACGCCCTCGAGCAGCTTGGCCTGGCTACGCGCGTCGTCTCGGCTATTGAAATGCGCCAGGTTGCCGAGCCGTTTATTCCACGTCGCGCCGTCCGGCATCTCGAAAAAGGGCGCGTCGTCATTTTCGCCGGGGGAACGGGTAGCCCGTTTTTCACCACTGACAGCACGGCCGCGCTCCGCGCCTGCGAAATCAAGGCTGATGTGTTGCTCAAGGCCACCAAGGTGGACGGTGTTTATACGGCTGACCCGACGAAGGATGCCAGCGCCCGGCGCTATACCCATGTCACCTATCAGCAGGTCTTAGAGCAGGGGCTTAATGTCATGGATGCCTCGGCCATTGCCCTGTGCAAAGACAATGGACTGCCCATCATTGTTTTTGACCTGCTTACCAAAGGCAATATCTACCGCGTGGTAACCGGGGAGCCAATCGGCACGCTGGTCAGCATCACTCCGCCTTCGGCAATTGCCTGCGCGTCTTGA
- the tsf gene encoding translation elongation factor Ts has protein sequence MADVSAAAVKALREKTGAGMMECKKALEEAQGNEEKAITILRERNKHIAGKKESRVAAEGLVEAYIHTGGRIGVLVEVNCETDFVARSDDFKDFVRDVALQICALNADYISADEIPADILAREREIARVQVAADPKTANKPANIIENIIESRISKFRAETCLLEQPFVKDQSVTIAELVKQLIAKTGENIRIRRFVRFKMGEGIEKKTDDFASEVAAMTAKQ, from the coding sequence ATGGCGGATGTGAGCGCAGCGGCAGTCAAAGCCCTTCGGGAGAAGACCGGAGCCGGCATGATGGAATGCAAAAAAGCCCTTGAAGAAGCGCAGGGAAATGAGGAAAAAGCCATCACTATCCTGCGTGAACGCAATAAACACATCGCGGGCAAAAAAGAATCCCGTGTGGCGGCGGAAGGTCTCGTCGAGGCCTACATTCATACCGGCGGGCGGATTGGCGTTCTGGTCGAAGTCAACTGCGAGACTGACTTTGTTGCCCGGAGCGATGATTTCAAGGATTTCGTCCGAGATGTCGCGCTTCAAATCTGCGCGCTCAACGCTGATTACATTTCAGCCGATGAAATCCCAGCGGACATCCTTGCGAGAGAACGCGAGATTGCGCGTGTGCAAGTGGCCGCCGATCCAAAGACAGCCAATAAACCGGCCAACATCATCGAAAACATTATCGAGAGTCGCATCAGCAAATTTCGCGCGGAGACCTGCCTGCTCGAACAGCCATTCGTCAAAGATCAGAGCGTGACCATTGCGGAACTGGTCAAGCAACTGATTGCTAAAACGGGTGAAAACATTCGTATTCGCCGGTTCGTTCGCTTCAAGATGGGCGAGGGCATCGAAAAGAAAACCGATGATTTCGCCAGTGAAGTAGCGGCGATGACGGCCAAGCAGTGA
- the rpsB gene encoding 30S ribosomal protein S2, with translation MAVAVTMKELLEAGVHFGHQVRRWNPKMKEYIFGERNGIYIIDLQKTQRLLRDAVRFVTQTASEGGTVLFVGTKRQAQDSIAEEATRCGMPYVNQRWLGGFLTNFQTIQRSMKRMRDLEAMRTDGRYQSLTKKEVLQREKEFAKLERNFSGIRTMNRLPSAIFIIDTKKEEIAIAEANRLGIPVVAVVDTNCSPLGVDYVIPGNDDALRSVRLISAKIADAVIEGRTMGIEKGDGGKAEVSNPSLGAGASVVVGAGAMSESLPPAATGPVAATVEAVPA, from the coding sequence GTGGCAGTTGCAGTAACGATGAAGGAATTGCTCGAAGCTGGTGTTCACTTTGGGCACCAGGTGCGGCGATGGAACCCCAAGATGAAGGAATACATCTTTGGGGAGCGCAACGGTATCTATATCATTGACCTCCAGAAAACCCAGCGTTTGCTCCGTGACGCCGTTCGCTTTGTGACGCAGACTGCGTCCGAAGGCGGAACGGTGCTGTTTGTCGGAACGAAGCGCCAGGCCCAAGACTCAATTGCCGAGGAAGCGACCCGCTGCGGCATGCCTTATGTCAACCAACGGTGGCTAGGTGGGTTTCTCACAAACTTCCAGACCATCCAGCGCTCGATGAAGCGCATGCGCGACTTGGAAGCCATGCGCACGGATGGGCGTTATCAATCCCTGACAAAGAAAGAGGTGCTCCAGCGCGAGAAAGAGTTTGCCAAGCTTGAGCGAAACTTTTCTGGCATTCGCACGATGAATCGTCTCCCAAGTGCCATTTTCATCATTGACACCAAGAAGGAAGAAATTGCGATTGCCGAAGCCAACCGGCTTGGTATTCCGGTGGTGGCGGTGGTGGACACCAACTGCTCCCCGCTTGGGGTTGACTACGTCATTCCAGGCAACGACGATGCACTTCGCTCGGTGCGGCTGATCAGTGCCAAGATTGCCGATGCAGTGATTGAAGGGCGCACGATGGGTATCGAGAAAGGCGATGGCGGTAAAGCTGAGGTCAGCAATCCAAGCCTCGGCGCAGGTGCCAGTGTAGTTGTTGGGGCAGGCGCGATGAGTGAATCTCTGCCACCAGCGGCGACGGGTCCGGTGGCGGCCACGGTTGAAGCCGTACCAGCATAA
- the rpsI gene encoding 30S ribosomal protein S9 — translation MGMLIQYYGTGRRKTATARVYLRPGDGNITINKRTFEGYFPNETLRMIIRQPLQVTETLGKFDVLVSVSGGGVSGQAGAVRHGIARALLQFNVELRRRLKKAGFLTRDPRMKERKKYGQKGARKRFQFSKR, via the coding sequence GTGGGGATGCTCATTCAGTACTATGGAACAGGTCGTCGCAAAACAGCCACGGCGCGCGTTTATCTGCGTCCGGGCGACGGCAATATCACAATCAACAAGCGCACGTTTGAAGGCTACTTTCCCAACGAAACCCTGCGAATGATCATTCGCCAGCCGCTCCAAGTAACAGAGACATTGGGCAAGTTTGACGTTCTCGTGAGTGTTTCGGGTGGTGGCGTTTCTGGTCAGGCCGGGGCGGTTCGGCACGGGATTGCGCGGGCGCTGCTTCAGTTCAATGTCGAGTTGCGTCGCCGACTGAAAAAAGCCGGTTTTCTGACGCGCGACCCACGCATGAAAGAGCGCAAAAAGTACGGGCAGAAGGGCGCGCGCAAGCGCTTCCAGTTCTCGAAACGGTAA
- the rplM gene encoding 50S ribosomal protein L13 yields MSEPTSEPTTATEPTETTPAVPTEATAEPRFTVRRRAHKAYTGQTFVPKGPLPEPDRKWFLVDATGLTVGRLASQIAPILMGKHHPRYTTFMDMGDGVIIINAEKVVFRGNKWDQKLYRRHSGYPGGLREIKAKDLLVRFPDRILQHAIVGMLPKTKLGRQMAKKLRIYAGPNHPHRAQQPEMLKLDTLRAS; encoded by the coding sequence ATGAGTGAACCAACCTCTGAGCCGACAACTGCAACCGAACCAACCGAAACGACGCCGGCGGTGCCGACCGAAGCCACTGCTGAGCCGCGCTTTACAGTGCGTCGGCGCGCGCACAAGGCCTATACCGGGCAAACCTTCGTTCCCAAGGGTCCACTGCCCGAACCAGACCGCAAGTGGTTCCTGGTTGACGCGACTGGGCTGACGGTCGGACGGCTGGCATCGCAGATTGCTCCAATTTTGATGGGCAAGCATCATCCACGCTACACGACGTTCATGGATATGGGGGATGGCGTTATCATCATCAACGCCGAGAAAGTGGTGTTTCGTGGCAACAAGTGGGACCAAAAGCTCTACCGACGGCACAGTGGCTATCCGGGGGGGCTACGCGAAATCAAGGCGAAAGACTTACTCGTTAGGTTTCCTGACCGAATTTTGCAACATGCTATCGTCGGCATGTTGCCCAAGACCAAGCTTGGACGCCAAATGGCTAAAAAGCTTCGGATTTATGCTGGCCCGAACCACCCGCACCGCGCGCAACAACCGGAAATGCTCAAGCTTGACACCCTTCGCGCTTCATAA